The DNA region TTCGCAACATCGGCATCATGGCCCATATCGATGCTGGCAAGACCACGCTCACCGAGCGCATCCTGTTCTACACCGGCCGGGTGCACCGTCTGGGCGAGGTTCACGAGGGCGCCGCAACCATGGACTGGATGGAGCAGGAGAAGGAGCGGGGAATCACTATCACTTCCGCCGCCACCACCTGTATCTGGAAAGATAAAAGGATCAACATCATCGACACCCCGGGCCACGTGGATTTCACGGTCGAGGTGGAACGCTCGCTGCGCGTGCTGGATGGCGGGGTGGTGGTGTTCTGTGCCGTGGGTGGGGTGGAGCCGCAGTCCGAGACGGTCTGGCGTCAGGCCGATCGCTACGGTGTGCCGCGCATCGCCTTCATCAACAAGATGGACCGTATCGGCGCCGATTTCTACGGTGCGGTGGATTCGATAAAAGAGCGCCTGGGCGCACGTCCCGTCCCGCTGCAGATACCTTTCGGCGGCGGAGAGATGTTCACCGGTCTGGTCGATCTGGTCGCCATGCGCGGCGTGATCTACCAGGAAAGCACCCAGGGCGCGGTGTTCGAGGAGGTCGATATCCCGAAAGACCTTCTGGAGCAGGCCAGCAAGATGCGCCACGCCATGTTGGACGCTATCGCCGATTACGACGACGAGCTGATGACCAAGTACCTGGACGAGGGCGATGTGGACGATCCCGAGCTAATCCGCCGGGCCATCCGCAACGGCACCTGCCAGGTGAAAATCATCCCCGTGCTCTGCGGAAGCGCTTTCAAGAACAAGGGTGTGCAGCGCCTTCTGGACGCCATCAGCTGGTACCTGCCCTCGCCCGAGGACATCCCCCCGGTGGTCGGCCACCTTCCCGATGGAGAAGAGGGCGAGCTGGTCGAGCGCAGCGCTTCGGATGACGAGCCGTTCGCAGGCCTCGCTTTCAAAATCATGACCGATCCGTATGTCGGACGCCTCACTTTCGTGCGCGCCTATTCCGGCAAGCTGGACGCCGGTTCCTATATCTACAACAGTGTTCAGGACCGCAAAGAGCGTATCAGCCGCATCCTGCAGATGCACGCCAACAAGCGTGAGGAGCGGGAGGACCTGTATTGCGGTGATATCGCGGCCGTGGTCGGCCTCAAGGTGACCAAGACCGGCGACACTCTCTGCGAGGAGGGCTACCCGATCGTACTGGAGAAGATGGTCTTCCCCGAGCCGGTCATTTCGGTGGCCATCGAGCCCAAG from bacterium includes:
- the fusA gene encoding elongation factor G, whose product is MARRVPLKDIRNIGIMAHIDAGKTTLTERILFYTGRVHRLGEVHEGAATMDWMEQEKERGITITSAATTCIWKDKRINIIDTPGHVDFTVEVERSLRVLDGGVVVFCAVGGVEPQSETVWRQADRYGVPRIAFINKMDRIGADFYGAVDSIKERLGARPVPLQIPFGGGEMFTGLVDLVAMRGVIYQESTQGAVFEEVDIPKDLLEQASKMRHAMLDAIADYDDELMTKYLDEGDVDDPELIRRAIRNGTCQVKIIPVLCGSAFKNKGVQRLLDAISWYLPSPEDIPPVVGHLPDGEEGELVERSASDDEPFAGLAFKIMTDPYVGRLTFVRAYSGKLDAGSYIYNSVQDRKERISRILQMHANKREEREDLYCGDIAAVVGLKVTKTGDTLCEEGYPIVLEKMVFPEPVISVAIEPKTKADQDKLTTALEKLSDEDPTFQVRNDAETGQTLISGMGELHLEILVDRMLREFKVEANVGQPQVAYRETLDKSSPVEIKFIRQTGGRGQYAHVKMEYHPQERGKGFVFENKVVGGNIPREYINPVENGIKEALAGGGEAGYPLVDVRAVLLDGSYHEVDSSDMAFKIAGSMSVKEAVHRCGIKLLEPITNVEITCPGEYLGDVMGDLASRQGKVAGIIPKNEAHVISASVPLCKMFGYATNLRSLTQGRAIFSMQFSHYAEVNKERREAILAGARGKG